One Microcebus murinus isolate Inina chromosome 22, M.murinus_Inina_mat1.0, whole genome shotgun sequence DNA segment encodes these proteins:
- the LRCOL1 gene encoding leucine-rich colipase-like protein 1, with translation MAGSGRALLLLLLLLLLPGPSESKYMGLAAEVGEQPCKDHTQCQSGCCTRTSSNPGLFCWPKTIFLQCVPWRKPHGYLCDGHNECQSRCCIRLTEISPYRCIPRTGILAQCLPL, from the exons ATGGCCGGCTCAGGGCgggcactgctgctgctgctgctgctgctgctgctgccaggaCCCTCGGAGTCCAAATATATGGGTCTGGCTGCCGAG GTGGGCGAGCAGCCGTGCAAGGACCACACCCAGTGCCAGAGCGGCTGCTGCACCCGGACCAGCAGCAACCCGGGGCTGTTCTGCTGGCCCAAGACCATCTTCCTGCAGTGCGTGCCCTGGCGCAAG CCCCACGGCTACCTCTGCGACGGCCACAACGAATGCCAGAGCCGCTGCTGCATCCGACTGACCGAGATCAGCCCCTACCGCTGCATCCCGCGCACGGGCATCCTGGCCCAGTGCCTGCCTCTG TGA